The nucleotide window GGCATCTCCGCCGCCCTGCGCGCTCTCCTGGAACCGGGGCCACCATCGAACGGCCAGCCCGCGCCGAGCCCCACCATCGAGCAGGCCGCTCAGACCGCTCCGGCCCAGGGCGGCAGCGATGGCCAGGTACCGCTGGCCCTGCGCCAGGCCGTGCTCGACGTCGCCGACCGCCTGGCCCGCATCGCCGCCCAGGAGGTCGCAGCACGGGACGGCATAGTGCAGGAGAGCACCTCCTCGGGCGGGCCTGCCCGGGCAGGCGCCGCGGGAGACCAGGACGGTGCCACGGGGCAGATCGCCCTGGACGCCGTCGTCGTCATCGACTCGCGCACCCGCCCCCAGCTGGTGCGCCACCTGGGCCACGCCGTCGCCCGCCACCTGGGCTGCCGGCCCCTGGGCATCATCGGTGTGCGGGGCGAGGCCGGCCGCCACGACGTCAACTCCGCCACCCGCCTGGCCCAGGTCGCCCGGGGGCTGAGCCTGGAGGATTGGGAGCCGGGCCGGCGGCAGGCCCTGCGCGGTGCGCGCGTGATCCTGGTCGATGACTCCACCGACTCGGGCTGGACCCTGGCCGTGGCCGCGGCTCTGCTCAGGCAGGCAGGGGCCGAGGCCGTCCACCCCCTGGTCCTGGCCCAGCGCTGAGTTCCCTCCTGGAACACACTGGTCGGCCGCGAGCCCCAGCTCAAGGTCCACATCGGCGCCGCGCTCAACGTCGGCATCAGCCGCGAGGAGATCTGCGAGGCCCTGCTCCACTGCGCGGTCTACTGCGGCTTCCCCAAGGCGCTCAACGCCACCTTCGCCGCCCGCGAGGTCTTCCGCGAGCGCGACGGCGAGGCGGGCTGAGCAGGTCCCACAGCGCCCCGGCGCCGTGGTCGCCGCATCAGCCCCCTCGCCTCGCACCCGGTCCAGCAGTCCTTGCCGGACCGAACCCGGCCGGACTGGGCCGGGCCGCCCTACTGGACGAGCTCGGGCAGGGACTGCTGAACCGGCCCGATCGGATCGCCGGGGGCCTCGTCCTCCAGGAAGTACCACCAGAAGGGAGCCCCCCACGCATCCGAGCGACCCAGGGCGGCACTGGTGACGTGATCGATGACCGCGCTGCGGCCCACCGTCTGGTCGGCCTTGTCACCGAACCACCACGGCCCTCCCAGCCTGGCGCCCCCGTATCCCAGCTCGGTCACGCCCACGCGGGCCTGGGGGAAGGCCGTGGCCAGGGTGGTCAGCACCCGGTCGGCCGCTGTGCCCAGGGGGTGCCACTGGGGGTAGACCGACAGACCGACGACGTCGAGCAGTCCCGCCAGGCCACTGGCATTGACCTGCCGCGCCATGTTGAACACCGAGGTCTCCGCGGTGTCCAGGCCCAGCTGGTAGTAGAGGGTGAGCACCGTCGTGGCATCGGTGCGCTCGCGCACCGCCCGGGCGGCCCGCACCATCCGCTGCAGCGCATTGGGCCCCAGCCAACTCCCACCCAGCTCGTTGCCGACCTCCCAGGCCTCCAGATCGGGCAGGGCGGTCAGCAGGGTGCTCACCCGCGCGTCCCAGGAGGTCTCATCGAAGTCCGCCATCTGGTAGGAGTCGCAGATCTGCCCCACGATCTGGACCCCCTGGGCGCGCAGCGTATCGATCGCGCTCTTCCAGGAGTCCATCACGCCCGGGCTGGCGGGATGGTCGATGACGATGCGCACCGCGGAGCGCCCCGCGCCGCCCAGGCGCTGGGCCAGGCCCTGCATCTCCTGGGCCGTGGGGGGACGGGTGAAGGTCACCCCCAGCACGCTGTCCTTCGGGGCGGCCGAGATGAGCGCCCGATCCAGGTCCAGCTGGGCGGTGGCCGCCAGCTCCAGGGCCCGGTGGGCCTGCTTTCCGCGCTCCTCGGGCGTGCCCGCGGCCTGGCAGGCCGCCAGCGCGGCCTCGGTGGCCTGGCGGGCCGTGGCCACCTTCCCGGCCGCCGCCTGGTCCAGGGCCGCCTGCTCCGCCTGGCGCTCATGGAGGCCGCGGGCCGCGGTCTCCAGGACCTCCACCGTCCCTGAAGCGGGCAGGTCCGCCATGAGGGCCGAGTAGCCCTGGCTGGTGGGCCAGGACAGGTTGAGGGTGCAGGCGCGGCCCACGGGGACGTCGACGCGGATGCTGCCGTCCCCGGCCTGGTAGAGCGGGCCCAGCACGATGAGCTCCAGGGTCTGGGTGTCCAGCAGCGCGTCGTCGTACCCGCGCTCCCCCACCGCATTGGACTGCAGTGAGCGCACCGCGTCCAAGGACATCGCGGCACCCTGGGCATCGCAGAAGCGCAGCGTCAGGCTCGTGGTGGGGCCGGCCACCTGCCCGCTGGGGCGCTGGGCGCAGGCCGCCACCGCGGGCGCGGCCAGCGCGCCCGCCCCCAGCAGTGCCAGGGCGGTGCGCCGGCTGGCACCTGCGGCCGCGCCCTCCAGGGCGGAGGCCGCGGCCTCGCCGCCGGGGCCATGCCCCGAGCCGCGAGCGCCCTCCGGCGCCCCGGCCGGCGCAGTGGCCTCCGGGGCCCCGGCGGCGGGGGGCTCGGCAGTGTCGGCGGTGCTGGTCCCGACGGCGTCGGCGGCCTCTGGGGCCTCG belongs to Actinomyces capricornis and includes:
- a CDS encoding arabinogalactan endo-1,4-beta-galactosidase yields the protein MSGPTREPAAPPAPTEAPEAADAVGTSTADTAEPPAAGAPEATAPAGAPEGARGSGHGPGGEAAASALEGAAAGASRRTALALLGAGALAAPAVAACAQRPSGQVAGPTTSLTLRFCDAQGAAMSLDAVRSLQSNAVGERGYDDALLDTQTLELIVLGPLYQAGDGSIRVDVPVGRACTLNLSWPTSQGYSALMADLPASGTVEVLETAARGLHERQAEQAALDQAAAGKVATARQATEAALAACQAAGTPEERGKQAHRALELAATAQLDLDRALISAAPKDSVLGVTFTRPPTAQEMQGLAQRLGGAGRSAVRIVIDHPASPGVMDSWKSAIDTLRAQGVQIVGQICDSYQMADFDETSWDARVSTLLTALPDLEAWEVGNELGGSWLGPNALQRMVRAARAVRERTDATTVLTLYYQLGLDTAETSVFNMARQVNASGLAGLLDVVGLSVYPQWHPLGTAADRVLTTLATAFPQARVGVTELGYGGARLGGPWWFGDKADQTVGRSAVIDHVTSAALGRSDAWGAPFWWYFLEDEAPGDPIGPVQQSLPELVQ
- a CDS encoding carboxymuconolactone decarboxylase family protein, coding for MSREEICEALLHCAVYCGFPKALNATFAAREVFRERDGEAG